In a single window of the Candidatus Kaiserbacteria bacterium genome:
- the tsf gene encoding elongation factor Ts (EF-Ts; functions during elongation stage of protein translation; forms a dimer; associates with EF-Tu-GDP complex and promotes exchange of GDP to GTP resulting in regeneration of the active form of EF-Tu) has product MEITSAQLKELRELTGISVMQCKKALEEAGGDMEKAKIILQKKGGEIALKKSDRALGAGAIGSYVHSTHEVAALVQLSCETDFVAKNEEFSALAREIAMHVAAQSPLYITREEVTDEILAKAKEVFMAEVKDKPAEMQEKILAGKIDAYFKDRILMEQPFIKDQDKTIGTLVSNAIQKFGENVVISAISRLSVK; this is encoded by the coding sequence ATGGAAATTACATCAGCACAGCTTAAGGAATTACGAGAGTTGACCGGAATCTCTGTTATGCAGTGCAAGAAGGCTCTTGAAGAGGCAGGAGGTGACATGGAGAAAGCAAAGATTATCCTGCAGAAGAAGGGGGGAGAAATTGCGCTCAAGAAATCAGATCGTGCACTCGGTGCAGGTGCTATTGGAAGTTATGTACACTCCACCCATGAAGTTGCTGCGCTCGTGCAACTTTCTTGTGAAACCGACTTTGTCGCAAAAAATGAGGAGTTCAGTGCACTTGCACGCGAAATTGCTATGCATGTTGCCGCACAGAGTCCTCTCTACATCACTCGTGAAGAAGTCACCGACGAAATACTCGCAAAGGCAAAAGAAGTCTTTATGGCAGAAGTGAAGGATAAACCTGCAGAAATGCAGGAGAAAATTCTTGCTGGCAAAATTGACGCATACTTCAAGGACCGCATCCTTATGGAACAACCCTTCATTAAGGATCAAGACAAGACCATTGGAACCTTGGTAAGTAATGCTATTCAGAAATTTGGCGAAAACGTTGTCATTAGCGCAATCTCTCGACTTTCAGTAAAATAG
- a CDS encoding glycosyltransferase family 2 protein, protein MAKHSHLLPYANRPDFKVGRAPELTGRDRVLYRFLEILPGAASWTALVGMVLMSIYTPFFAAYFIIAFAVFWVLKTAFLSYHLRYNWKRLRSHMTADWKRMIERFEYEHLYHLIILPYYNESEEVINTSLASLAEVRYDKKSMIVVLAREERAGEGAALVAERMKEKWGSTFGSFHISAHPANLPGEMAGKGSNATWAAEDVRKKVLDPHGIRYNHTLVSIFDIDTVVYSDYFNCLVWHFITAPRPLKSSFQPVPVFNNNMWEASSLARVVAMSSTFWEMVQQERPERMATFSSHSVSFQALYEIGYWQTNMVSEDSRIYWNLLLANDGEYDVIPLSYPVSMDANAAPTFFGTVKNIYKQHRRWTYGVENFVYVVYHFTKNKNIPLGRRIKIALQQAEGYWSMVTNPIMLIILGWAPIFFGGRVFHETVLSYNLPIVVRDLLILAMFGLVISSMISLTLIPKRPEGKSRFVYIVMALQWVLVPITMVIFSAIPGLDAQTRLMLGKYMGFWVTPKSR, encoded by the coding sequence ATGGCAAAACATTCGCACCTACTCCCCTATGCAAACCGACCAGATTTTAAAGTTGGTCGCGCACCCGAACTTACCGGTCGAGACCGAGTGCTGTATCGTTTTCTCGAAATCCTTCCAGGTGCAGCATCATGGACAGCACTTGTGGGCATGGTTCTCATGTCTATTTATACACCCTTTTTTGCGGCATACTTCATTATTGCATTTGCTGTCTTTTGGGTCCTTAAAACTGCTTTTCTTTCATACCACCTTCGTTATAACTGGAAGCGTCTTCGGAGTCACATGACTGCTGATTGGAAAAGGATGATTGAGCGTTTTGAGTATGAACATCTGTATCATCTCATTATTCTTCCATACTACAATGAGTCTGAAGAAGTAATTAATACATCTCTCGCCTCTCTCGCAGAAGTACGGTATGACAAAAAAAGTATGATTGTGGTGCTTGCGCGTGAAGAGCGTGCAGGTGAAGGCGCTGCACTCGTTGCAGAACGCATGAAAGAAAAGTGGGGAAGTACCTTTGGCAGTTTTCATATTTCTGCACACCCTGCAAATCTCCCGGGTGAGATGGCCGGCAAGGGCTCCAATGCCACGTGGGCAGCAGAAGATGTACGAAAAAAAGTTCTTGACCCTCATGGTATCCGCTACAATCATACACTGGTATCAATTTTTGATATCGACACCGTCGTGTATTCCGACTATTTCAATTGTCTCGTATGGCATTTTATAACAGCACCGCGCCCACTCAAGAGTTCATTCCAGCCAGTACCAGTTTTCAACAATAATATGTGGGAAGCATCTTCACTTGCACGTGTGGTGGCGATGTCTTCCACCTTTTGGGAAATGGTACAGCAGGAGCGCCCTGAGCGCATGGCGACTTTTTCTTCCCATTCTGTCTCATTTCAAGCATTGTATGAAATTGGCTACTGGCAGACCAACATGGTCTCCGAGGATTCGCGCATTTACTGGAATCTTCTCCTTGCGAATGATGGAGAGTACGATGTGATTCCGCTTTCGTACCCTGTCTCCATGGACGCTAATGCCGCACCGACATTTTTTGGTACAGTTAAAAATATATACAAACAGCACCGCAGGTGGACCTATGGTGTTGAAAACTTCGTCTACGTGGTGTATCACTTCACGAAGAATAAAAATATTCCCCTTGGCCGTCGCATTAAAATTGCGCTCCAGCAGGCAGAAGGGTATTGGTCTATGGTCACGAATCCGATTATGCTCATTATTCTCGGTTGGGCACCAATCTTTTTTGGAGGACGTGTCTTTCATGAGACGGTACTTTCCTACAATCTTCCTATTGTGGTACGCGACCTTCTTATTCTCGCGATGTTTGGTCTTGTGATTTCTTCCATGATATCTCTCACACTCATTCCAAAACGTCCTGAGGGGAAAAGTCGTTTCGTGTATATTGTGATGGCATTGCAGTGGGTTCTGGTGCCGATTACGATGGTTATCTTTAGTGCGATTCCCGGGCTCGATGCGCAGACACGACTTATGCTCGGTAAGTATATGGGTTTTTGGGTTACTCCCAAATCCCGGTGA
- a CDS encoding PEGA domain-containing protein, whose protein sequence is MGPHIEVQPLPHKTRQRTFLFLVLIFLVSLPFLYFYATGYRFDLQKPTNLVSTGGIYVAVDVTGADIFIDGELVRETRTFRKAFYAQRLDAGTHRVHVQKDGYHTWVKELPVSKRLVTEAEAFNLPLVPQVRVITPFLSATGTPVVRTPLLTASTSEMMLATTTTATSTFINNGEYTRLIENFNATTTELQESTAEQIKDIFNTSTTTEVKGEEATSTITYNGVQLIRASDEVFATWVGSFEQMPYYYCAPDFPAYSTSSPADTLPSEVIPTPEDEVILLEEGIMGPVQTIPKDTACDPRIRIDRKWQEVSDFDFFPGSTDFVVMALSDGIYVVEVDDRSWQNVQPLIMGTDLAFHIENGSIYVYDGALIYQVLLQTE, encoded by the coding sequence ATGGGCCCACATATCGAGGTACAGCCACTCCCACACAAAACGCGTCAGCGAACATTTTTGTTTCTGGTACTCATTTTTCTTGTATCTCTCCCATTCCTGTACTTCTATGCTACGGGGTATCGTTTTGATTTACAGAAACCTACAAACCTCGTCAGTACCGGTGGTATATATGTCGCGGTTGATGTAACCGGCGCAGACATATTTATCGACGGAGAACTCGTGCGAGAGACACGCACGTTTCGCAAGGCTTTTTATGCTCAAAGATTAGATGCTGGCACACACCGTGTTCATGTGCAGAAAGACGGATACCATACGTGGGTAAAAGAACTTCCCGTTTCAAAGCGACTTGTCACCGAGGCAGAAGCGTTTAATCTCCCTCTTGTACCACAGGTGCGTGTTATTACTCCGTTTCTGTCTGCAACGGGCACTCCTGTGGTACGTACACCCCTTCTCACTGCATCCACTTCCGAGATGATGCTCGCTACTACCACTACGGCAACATCTACCTTTATCAATAATGGAGAGTACACACGGCTCATTGAAAACTTCAATGCAACCACCACCGAGTTACAGGAAAGTACTGCAGAACAAATTAAAGATATTTTCAACACGAGCACGACAACCGAAGTGAAGGGGGAAGAAGCTACTTCGACCATTACCTATAACGGTGTACAACTCATACGTGCGAGCGACGAGGTCTTTGCGACATGGGTTGGCTCGTTTGAGCAGATGCCGTACTACTACTGTGCGCCCGATTTCCCTGCATACAGCACTTCATCACCTGCTGATACCTTACCTTCTGAAGTGATTCCTACGCCTGAAGATGAAGTAATTCTCCTTGAGGAAGGCATTATGGGCCCCGTACAAACTATTCCAAAAGATACGGCGTGTGACCCACGTATTCGTATCGATAGAAAATGGCAGGAGGTGAGTGATTTTGATTTCTTCCCCGGAAGCACCGACTTTGTGGTGATGGCACTGAGTGACGGCATCTATGTGGTAGAGGTAGACGACCGCTCATGGCAGAATGTGCAACCACTTATCATGGGTACAGATCTTGCATTTCATATAGAGAACGGCTCGATTTATGTATACGACGGTGCTCTTATTTATCAAGTATTATTGCAAACTGAATAA
- the pheS gene encoding phenylalanine--tRNA ligase subunit alpha — protein sequence MTPSNGHQHPLTQMIAEINSIFAEIGFVFAEGPEAEREHYNFDRLNVPKDHPSRDMQDTFWFRRSDVKEPTVLRTHTSAVQGRFMEAHTPPMRAIALGKVFRNEATDVTHEAQFYQFEGFYVDKEVHLGHLKGTLEYFFGKFFRGDVEVRFRPSFFGFVEPGVEVDMRLNSGNSKLVGKWIEIMGAGMIHPNVLLDSGIDPLLYSGFAFGMGLDRLGFMKYEFDDIRTLYSGDLRFVNQF from the coding sequence ATGACACCGAGTAACGGACACCAGCACCCACTTACGCAGATGATTGCAGAAATTAATAGTATTTTTGCAGAGATTGGTTTTGTGTTTGCAGAAGGTCCTGAGGCAGAGCGTGAGCACTACAATTTTGATAGGCTCAATGTCCCCAAGGATCACCCCTCACGCGATATGCAAGATACGTTTTGGTTTCGCCGTAGTGATGTGAAGGAACCTACTGTGCTCCGCACACACACTTCTGCTGTACAGGGTCGCTTTATGGAAGCACATACTCCCCCCATGCGTGCTATTGCGTTGGGGAAAGTGTTTCGTAATGAGGCAACCGACGTCACTCACGAAGCACAGTTTTATCAGTTTGAAGGATTTTACGTGGACAAAGAGGTGCACCTCGGACACTTGAAGGGCACACTTGAATACTTTTTCGGAAAGTTCTTCAGAGGGGATGTGGAGGTACGATTCCGTCCCAGTTTCTTTGGTTTTGTGGAGCCGGGTGTCGAGGTGGATATGCGTCTCAACTCAGGTAACTCAAAACTCGTGGGGAAGTGGATTGAGATTATGGGTGCCGGTATGATTCATCCTAATGTACTCCTTGATTCTGGCATTGACCCCTTACTATACTCAGGCTTCGCCTTTGGTATGGGGCTTGATCGACTCGGCTTTATGAAATACGAGTTTGATGATATCCGCACACTCTATAGTGGTGACCTCAGATTTGTAAATCAGTTTTAG
- a CDS encoding four helix bundle protein, whose amino-acid sequence MENKKEVSQTEKEVFKMRLIDFSVSTMKLCHDFRKDPTLWSLSDQLIRSATSIGANINEAQGANSKKDFANYFQIALKSARETRYWIQVIERYNSKIKDIEFVRNENEALINILHASLKTLRSKL is encoded by the coding sequence ATGGAAAATAAAAAAGAAGTGTCACAGACAGAGAAGGAAGTTTTTAAGATGAGACTTATTGATTTTTCTGTTTCAACTATGAAACTGTGTCATGATTTTCGCAAAGATCCCACACTTTGGTCGTTGAGTGATCAACTGATTAGAAGTGCAACTTCGATTGGAGCAAATATTAATGAAGCACAGGGAGCAAATTCTAAAAAAGATTTTGCAAATTATTTTCAAATCGCACTTAAATCAGCTAGAGAAACTCGATATTGGATACAAGTAATAGAGCGTTATAACAGTAAGATAAAAGATATCGAGTTCGTACGTAATGAAAATGAAGCGCTCATAAATATCTTGCATGCTTCATTAAAAACCCTGAGGTCGAAACTGTAA
- a CDS encoding phenylalanine--tRNA ligase subunit beta gives MKVIHDWLKEYVGDAMPDVATCEDLFTFHAFEVDGVEVVEGKDVLDIKVLPDRASDCLSHRGIAHELAAIMGAPLTHDPLREPVALVPLTEKIKVTIEDTQACRRFGAALMTGVAVKESPEWLKARLHALGQRSINNVVDATNYVMLGLGQPLHAYDAAKFPHTNDMWHFGVRMAREGEEVTTLSGDTYSLTPLVQLITDAPSGVPLGIAGIKGGKLAEIDAATTNIILEAANFAPQITRKAAQFLKLQTDASKRFENNLSPELVPYALVEVVRLITEISGGTCAGYADVYPTPFQSVPVTVSLTQVNALLGMTLTEKEVEDILTRLGFSFIKDGDAWTVTAPWGRTDVTIPADVIADIGRVYGYEHVASVLPLPMPLAECNARQYYSEIIRHVLVEAGCSEVITSSFRKKDVITLQNALASDKGSLRSTLTHNIREALDKNMPNVDLLGLTTLSLFEIGTVFNKTTMGDDVMEHISLAIGVRTKQQGYTPKDDALLASLVTHVEEVLGVMLNGVSDKGVYECNLTDALNTLPVPQTYDAYVPQEPVSFTPFSAYPFISRDIALWVPEAVTAEEIEREIREHAGTLLTRVTLFDSFTKEGRVSYAFRLIFQSHEKTLTDDEVGPIMQTLTTTLTAKGFEIR, from the coding sequence ATGAAAGTAATTCACGATTGGCTTAAAGAGTATGTGGGGGACGCAATGCCTGACGTCGCCACCTGCGAAGACCTTTTCACGTTTCATGCCTTTGAGGTAGATGGTGTTGAAGTGGTGGAGGGGAAGGATGTGCTCGATATTAAAGTTTTGCCAGACCGTGCGAGTGATTGTCTTTCACATCGGGGTATCGCCCATGAACTTGCCGCAATTATGGGCGCACCACTCACGCATGACCCGCTTCGAGAACCGGTAGCACTTGTACCGCTCACTGAAAAAATCAAAGTAACTATAGAAGATACACAGGCATGTCGTCGCTTTGGTGCGGCGCTTATGACGGGTGTTGCGGTGAAGGAATCACCCGAGTGGCTCAAAGCGCGTCTTCACGCACTCGGGCAACGCTCCATCAATAATGTGGTCGATGCGACCAACTATGTGATGCTTGGACTTGGACAGCCTCTCCACGCATACGACGCGGCCAAGTTCCCGCATACTAATGATATGTGGCATTTTGGTGTCCGTATGGCTCGTGAAGGGGAGGAGGTCACGACACTTTCGGGCGACACCTACTCACTTACCCCACTAGTCCAACTCATTACCGATGCACCGAGTGGTGTGCCTCTCGGCATCGCAGGTATAAAGGGAGGAAAACTTGCCGAGATAGATGCAGCGACTACAAATATCATTCTTGAAGCAGCAAACTTTGCTCCACAGATTACACGCAAAGCCGCACAATTTTTGAAACTCCAAACCGACGCTTCAAAGCGTTTTGAAAACAATCTCTCGCCCGAACTCGTGCCTTACGCACTCGTAGAAGTAGTGCGCCTCATTACTGAAATTTCAGGGGGAACCTGTGCAGGATATGCCGATGTGTATCCAACACCATTTCAGAGTGTTCCCGTCACCGTTTCACTTACACAGGTGAATGCACTTCTCGGCATGACACTTACGGAAAAAGAGGTAGAAGATATTCTCACGCGCCTTGGATTTTCATTTATCAAAGACGGAGACGCATGGACCGTCACTGCGCCATGGGGACGCACTGATGTCACCATTCCTGCGGACGTTATTGCAGATATTGGTCGCGTGTATGGATACGAGCATGTTGCGTCGGTACTTCCTCTACCCATGCCACTTGCGGAGTGTAATGCTCGCCAGTACTACAGTGAGATAATTCGTCATGTGCTTGTTGAAGCAGGATGTTCTGAGGTAATTACTTCTTCATTCCGCAAGAAAGATGTCATCACACTCCAAAATGCACTTGCAAGTGATAAGGGGTCTTTGCGAAGTACGCTCACCCACAACATTCGCGAAGCACTCGACAAAAATATGCCGAACGTCGACCTCCTCGGACTCACCACGCTATCACTTTTTGAGATTGGTACTGTGTTTAATAAGACTACGATGGGCGATGATGTGATGGAGCATATATCGCTTGCGATTGGTGTACGGACAAAGCAACAGGGCTACACACCCAAAGACGATGCACTACTCGCCTCACTTGTGACGCACGTAGAGGAAGTACTGGGAGTCATGCTTAATGGCGTAAGTGACAAAGGTGTCTATGAGTGTAATCTCACCGATGCTCTCAACACGCTTCCGGTACCACAGACCTACGATGCGTATGTGCCACAAGAGCCTGTTTCCTTTACTCCTTTTTCCGCATACCCATTCATCTCACGCGATATCGCACTCTGGGTACCCGAGGCAGTGACGGCTGAAGAAATCGAAAGAGAAATCCGCGAGCATGCCGGTACACTCCTCACCCGCGTGACCCTCTTTGATTCCTTTACAAAAGAGGGGAGAGTCTCCTACGCCTTTCGCCTCATCTTTCAGTCTCACGAAAAAACTCTCACCGATGATGAGGTAGGACCTATAATGCAAACCCTCACCACCACCCTCACCGCAAAAGGTTTTGAGATTCGGTAG
- a CDS encoding type IIA DNA topoisomerase subunit B, which translates to MDKNVSKQSSYSADSIQILEGLEPVRKRPGMYIGTTGPDGLHHLIWEIFDNSRDEAMGGFANRIEVALLPGNYIRVVDNGRGIPVDTHKQTKVSALETILTTLHAGGKFGGEDGGYKVSGGLHGVGASVVNALSTHMIAEVHRDGGYFIQEYTIGKPKAKVKKVGPSKFHGTIITFRADGTIFPEIKYEFKRIVSHLRQQAYLVKSMRISVIDARPTEEETKDVTEKDVQKFMSGILGKTYLSDEHFEVPHEHFFFEGGLRSLVAFNNHYQTPVHKNIFYVEKQNVDPAVLSVEVALQYVDDISPRISAFANNIFNPEHGTHITGFKTALTRTLNNYAKKNNYFKEKDGAFTGDDVLEGITAVVSVKMPEIQFEGQTKAKLGSVEARSAVETVFGDAFNEFLEENPDDAKGIINKVVIAVKARKAAKAAKDSVLRKGALEGMTLPGKLADCQTKSPAESEIFIVEGDSAGGSAKMGRDRRTQAILPLRGKILNVERARLDKMLASEQVKNLVVAMGTAIGDVFDLSKLRYHKIIIATDADVDGAHIRTLLLTLFYRYFRPVIDGGYIYIAQPPLYKIQRGKEIMYAYNDEEKMAILGKDAVVSEVEEGEETPEPVEEEVEAEATAKTPKIRIQRYKGLGEMNAEELWETTMNPDHRVLKQVSIVDALEADKVFDILMGTDVSSRKSFIQSNAHMANLDV; encoded by the coding sequence ATCGACAAAAACGTGAGTAAACAAAGTTCATATAGCGCTGATTCGATTCAGATTCTTGAAGGTCTTGAGCCTGTGCGCAAGCGCCCGGGCATGTACATCGGTACCACTGGTCCTGATGGTCTGCATCACCTCATTTGGGAGATTTTCGACAACTCGCGCGATGAGGCCATGGGTGGCTTTGCCAATCGCATTGAGGTAGCACTGCTTCCGGGCAACTATATTCGCGTTGTCGACAACGGTCGTGGTATTCCGGTGGATACTCACAAGCAAACAAAAGTCTCGGCTCTCGAGACAATTCTCACCACACTCCATGCGGGAGGAAAGTTTGGTGGGGAGGATGGTGGATACAAGGTCTCTGGCGGTCTCCACGGCGTGGGCGCATCGGTGGTAAACGCGCTTTCTACGCACATGATTGCTGAAGTGCATCGTGATGGGGGGTATTTCATTCAGGAGTACACCATCGGCAAGCCAAAAGCAAAGGTCAAGAAAGTTGGCCCTTCGAAATTCCATGGCACTATTATCACCTTTCGTGCTGATGGAACTATTTTTCCTGAGATTAAGTACGAGTTTAAGCGGATTGTGTCTCACTTGCGCCAGCAAGCGTACTTAGTAAAGAGTATGCGCATTAGTGTCATTGACGCACGTCCTACTGAGGAGGAGACAAAGGATGTGACTGAGAAAGATGTGCAGAAGTTTATGTCGGGTATTCTCGGGAAGACCTATCTTTCTGATGAACACTTTGAGGTACCACACGAACACTTCTTCTTTGAGGGAGGGCTCCGTTCGCTTGTGGCTTTTAACAATCACTACCAAACGCCGGTGCATAAAAATATCTTTTATGTGGAGAAGCAGAATGTAGACCCTGCAGTACTTTCAGTAGAGGTGGCACTCCAATATGTAGATGATATCAGTCCGCGCATTAGTGCATTTGCAAACAACATCTTCAACCCCGAGCACGGTACACACATCACGGGCTTTAAAACTGCGCTCACCCGTACTCTCAATAATTACGCAAAGAAAAATAATTACTTCAAAGAGAAAGACGGTGCATTCACTGGAGATGACGTTCTTGAGGGTATTACTGCGGTAGTATCGGTAAAGATGCCTGAAATACAATTTGAAGGGCAGACAAAGGCAAAACTAGGCTCTGTGGAGGCTCGCAGTGCCGTGGAGACAGTCTTTGGTGATGCATTCAACGAGTTCCTCGAGGAAAACCCGGATGACGCAAAGGGAATCATCAACAAGGTGGTGATTGCCGTAAAGGCGCGTAAGGCAGCAAAGGCTGCAAAGGACTCGGTTCTCCGCAAGGGCGCACTTGAAGGTATGACCCTTCCGGGGAAACTCGCTGACTGCCAGACAAAGAGTCCTGCAGAATCAGAAATCTTTATTGTAGAGGGAGACTCTGCGGGTGGTTCGGCAAAGATGGGTCGTGATCGCCGTACACAGGCAATCCTTCCGCTTCGCGGAAAGATTCTCAATGTGGAGCGCGCTCGCCTCGACAAGATGCTTGCCTCAGAACAGGTGAAGAATCTTGTGGTTGCTATGGGTACTGCTATTGGTGATGTGTTTGACCTTTCAAAACTTCGCTATCACAAAATCATTATTGCAACAGACGCCGATGTGGACGGTGCGCACATTCGCACGCTTCTTCTCACCCTTTTCTACCGGTACTTCCGTCCCGTGATTGATGGGGGATATATCTACATCGCACAGCCGCCACTCTACAAGATTCAACGTGGTAAGGAGATTATGTATGCCTACAATGATGAAGAAAAAATGGCGATTCTTGGGAAAGATGCTGTCGTGTCAGAAGTAGAAGAAGGGGAGGAGACCCCCGAGCCTGTGGAGGAAGAAGTAGAGGCAGAGGCAACAGCAAAGACTCCTAAGATTCGTATCCAACGCTACAAAGGTCTCGGAGAGATGAATGCCGAAGAACTCTGGGAAACCACCATGAATCCAGACCATCGTGTATTGAAACAGGTGTCTATTGTCGATGCGCTCGAAGCTGACAAGGTGTTCGATATTCTCATGGGTACCGACGTCTCAAGTCGCAAGTCATTCATCCAGTCCAACGCCCACATGGCCAATCTCGACGTTTAA
- a CDS encoding sortase gives MTQANPYAPYSSKREQRIVFFFVTVGTIALTYAFFYIVDFLPEQKTDGNETPSRMEAEQMAVSETENVTLSDEETEKQDTLAHDTTAVVSEDATFPIAIIFDSLDDRKVRVLNPESSSVEALDAALLSGVIRHPDSADFAEKGTIFLLGHSSYLPNVMNKNFQAFNGIQKLKWGDTIRLRSSDTEYVYTVDRVYEAKASSAEVPLQYDIAKLVLATCNTFASKDDRFVVEATLVDSYPLED, from the coding sequence ATGACTCAAGCAAATCCCTACGCACCGTATTCTTCAAAGCGCGAACAGCGTATTGTCTTTTTCTTTGTGACGGTAGGGACTATAGCGCTTACCTATGCTTTTTTCTATATAGTCGATTTCCTTCCGGAGCAAAAGACCGATGGTAACGAAACTCCCTCACGCATGGAAGCGGAGCAGATGGCTGTATCTGAAACAGAGAATGTGACACTCAGTGATGAAGAAACTGAAAAGCAGGATACGCTCGCCCACGATACAACTGCAGTAGTGAGTGAAGACGCAACCTTTCCTATTGCTATCATTTTTGATTCACTCGATGATAGAAAAGTTCGTGTCCTTAATCCAGAATCTTCTTCGGTGGAGGCACTTGATGCAGCACTTCTTTCTGGTGTGATTCGTCATCCTGACTCAGCAGACTTTGCCGAGAAGGGCACCATATTCCTTTTGGGACACTCAAGTTATCTGCCGAATGTCATGAATAAAAACTTCCAAGCGTTTAATGGTATTCAAAAACTAAAGTGGGGAGATACTATTCGTCTCCGCTCCAGCGACACCGAATACGTGTACACGGTAGATAGGGTATACGAAGCAAAGGCTTCAAGCGCCGAGGTGCCACTGCAATATGATATCGCAAAGCTTGTGCTCGCGACCTGTAATACCTTTGCGAGTAAGGACGACCGCTTCGTAGTGGAAGCCACGCTCGTAGACTCATACCCGCTTGAGGATTAG